From Halorubrum salinarum, the proteins below share one genomic window:
- a CDS encoding SipW-dependent-type signal peptide-containing protein: MNDKENIDTIGLSRRTVLAGLGAVGIASAGAGLGTTAYFNDTESFEGNQLTAGQLDLLVDWQQTYDFGEGHQFVSAHPDHDGDGEQSIEIDGTVYKYSDFPDEEDEDSNGANIPVLDCETIPPLSEADFGTDPVTGEEMDTLVRLTDVKPGDSGEITFSLHLCDNPGYIWMQAGNISESGGAGTEPELIVDPDNMGDLGDAINARLWYDEDCDNVYDAARPVDIMLTLDFSGSMLYNQYGGVVSSDPITINGTTYNETTKIDLVELGTRQFIDFLQNAGADAQVGVAYFDGEGSNDTQPRTGILQPLTSNLSDVDNALSNLRQKLADVVTGGEPSSPGDGDGNPDPFSNASGIATGTYIGEGVDDAQGELDANGRASADKRNIVLSDGQSFNGTGSTQFSSPIDAANDARAASPSPATELYTINVNGSASTLLAMAGPAGGAGGDPVFFNDLDDPLNIPTVFGNLAAQATQEKVIMDDTLANVLAALADGNGVPLDGNRSTLYDELNDAPDDADRDAFRGDGVMHCVALSWELPFDVGNEIQGDTLGFDLGFYTEQERHNDGAGPSAAA, encoded by the coding sequence ATGAACGACAAGGAAAACATCGACACGATCGGACTCTCGCGGCGCACCGTCCTGGCCGGCCTCGGCGCGGTCGGGATCGCCTCCGCGGGCGCGGGCCTCGGCACCACCGCGTACTTCAACGACACCGAGTCGTTCGAGGGCAACCAGCTGACCGCCGGGCAGCTCGACCTGCTCGTCGACTGGCAACAGACCTACGACTTCGGCGAGGGCCACCAGTTCGTCAGCGCGCACCCGGACCACGACGGCGACGGCGAGCAGTCGATCGAGATCGACGGCACGGTCTACAAGTACAGCGACTTCCCGGACGAGGAGGACGAGGACAGCAACGGCGCGAACATCCCGGTGCTGGACTGCGAGACCATCCCGCCGCTCTCGGAGGCGGACTTCGGCACCGACCCCGTCACGGGCGAGGAGATGGACACGCTGGTCCGGCTCACCGACGTGAAGCCCGGCGACTCCGGCGAGATCACCTTCTCGCTCCACCTCTGTGACAACCCCGGCTACATCTGGATGCAGGCGGGCAACATCTCCGAGTCCGGCGGCGCCGGCACCGAGCCGGAGCTCATCGTCGACCCGGACAACATGGGCGACCTCGGCGACGCGATCAACGCGCGGCTCTGGTACGACGAGGACTGCGACAACGTCTACGACGCCGCGCGGCCGGTCGACATCATGCTGACGCTCGACTTCTCGGGCTCGATGCTGTACAACCAGTACGGCGGCGTGGTCAGCAGCGACCCGATCACGATCAATGGGACGACCTACAACGAGACGACGAAGATCGACCTCGTCGAGCTCGGCACCCGGCAGTTCATCGACTTCCTCCAGAACGCGGGCGCTGACGCGCAGGTGGGCGTGGCGTACTTCGACGGCGAAGGCAGCAACGACACCCAGCCCCGGACCGGCATCCTCCAGCCCCTGACCAGCAACCTCTCGGACGTCGACAACGCGCTGTCGAACCTCCGGCAGAAGCTGGCGGACGTGGTGACCGGCGGCGAGCCCTCGTCGCCCGGCGACGGCGACGGCAACCCCGACCCGTTCTCGAACGCGAGCGGCATCGCGACGGGCACCTACATCGGTGAGGGCGTCGACGACGCGCAGGGCGAGCTCGACGCGAACGGCCGCGCGAGCGCCGACAAGCGCAACATCGTCCTCTCGGACGGCCAGTCGTTCAACGGGACCGGCAGCACCCAGTTCTCCTCGCCCATCGACGCGGCCAACGACGCCCGCGCGGCGTCGCCGAGCCCCGCGACCGAGCTGTACACGATCAACGTGAACGGCAGCGCCAGCACGCTCCTCGCGATGGCCGGCCCCGCCGGCGGCGCGGGCGGCGACCCGGTGTTCTTCAACGACCTCGACGACCCGCTGAACATCCCGACGGTGTTCGGCAACCTCGCGGCGCAGGCCACGCAGGAGAAGGTCATCATGGACGACACCCTCGCGAACGTCCTCGCCGCGCTGGCGGACGGGAACGGCGTCCCGCTCGACGGCAACCGCTCGACGCTGTACGACGAGCTCAACGACGCCCCCGACGACGCGGACCGCGACGCGTTCCGCGGCGACGGCGTGATGCACTGCGTCGCGCTCTCGTGGGAGCTCCCCTTCGACGTGGGCAACGAGATCCAGGGCGACACGCTCGGCTTCGACCTGGGCTTCTACACCGAGCAGGAGCGCCACAACGACGGCGCCGGGCCGTCGGCGGCGGCCTGA
- a CDS encoding choice-of-anchor W domain-containing protein yields MNDDTIGLSRRKMLVGLGAVGVASAGAGLGTTAYFNDTETFENNTLTAGSLDLFVHVDYSEDQGSYAQYSTPPGSFINGNVVGQLEDGEVVTQEGEGLSIQVSDLKPGDSGEGEFCFSIVDNPAYMWMCGELTANDENGMTEPEMDDDETSGGDLADAMEVTVSYCTSDGEVGDEIVSGSLAEVMDALIEGVPLSGDGDASAAVADRPAFEGVTEPFVDGAPNVAEQCVCFEWVVPTSVENEIQTDSVMFDFEFYAVQSRHNDGTHNPCVESVEGEGFPELEDSVWHARGIYGNGGGAANRELDIRLPDDTPVHSGNENVAWPNGQPVPFELTIDGGDAKWTVDGSEVTVSPAPLPTSDTVVVMAKASSADSTIEVNDIAFNGTSPTGADSVSADGNVGEQQKVSLSTVAFGEGDTITGTVTMSWPAGSPPNREGLGFRIDV; encoded by the coding sequence ATGAACGACGACACTATCGGACTATCGCGGCGCAAGATGCTGGTCGGTCTCGGAGCGGTGGGCGTAGCCTCCGCCGGCGCGGGCCTCGGCACCACGGCGTATTTCAACGACACGGAGACGTTCGAGAACAACACGCTGACGGCGGGTTCGCTCGACCTGTTCGTTCACGTCGACTACTCCGAGGACCAGGGCAGCTACGCGCAGTACTCGACGCCCCCGGGGAGCTTCATCAACGGTAACGTCGTAGGACAGCTCGAAGACGGCGAAGTCGTCACGCAGGAGGGAGAGGGCCTGAGCATCCAGGTCTCCGACCTGAAGCCCGGCGACTCCGGCGAGGGCGAGTTCTGCTTCTCGATCGTCGACAACCCCGCGTACATGTGGATGTGCGGCGAGCTGACCGCGAACGACGAGAACGGGATGACGGAGCCTGAGATGGACGACGACGAGACTTCCGGTGGAGACCTCGCTGACGCGATGGAGGTCACCGTCTCGTACTGTACGTCCGACGGCGAGGTCGGCGACGAGATCGTCTCCGGGTCGCTGGCGGAGGTCATGGACGCGCTCATTGAGGGCGTGCCCCTGTCCGGTGACGGTGACGCGAGCGCGGCGGTCGCAGACCGCCCCGCGTTCGAGGGCGTCACCGAGCCGTTCGTCGACGGAGCACCGAACGTCGCGGAGCAGTGCGTCTGCTTCGAGTGGGTCGTCCCCACCAGCGTCGAAAACGAGATCCAGACGGACTCGGTCATGTTCGACTTCGAGTTCTACGCCGTCCAGTCGCGGCACAACGACGGGACCCACAACCCCTGCGTCGAGAGCGTCGAGGGCGAGGGCTTCCCCGAGCTCGAGGACAGCGTCTGGCACGCCCGCGGTATCTACGGTAACGGCGGCGGCGCGGCGAACCGCGAACTCGACATCCGGCTCCCCGACGACACGCCCGTCCACAGCGGGAACGAGAACGTCGCGTGGCCGAACGGCCAGCCCGTCCCCTTCGAACTCACCATCGACGGCGGCGACGCGAAGTGGACCGTCGACGGCTCCGAGGTGACCGTCTCGCCCGCGCCGCTCCCGACCAGCGACACGGTCGTGGTGATGGCGAAGGCGTCGAGCGCCGACTCCACCATCGAGGTCAACGACATCGCGTTCAACGGCACTTCGCCCACGGGCGCCGACTCCGTCTCCGCCGACGGTAACGTCGGCGAGCAGCAGAAGGTGAGCCTGAGCACCGTCGCCTTCGGCGAGGGCGACACCATCACCGGCACCGTCACCATGTCGTGGCCCGCCGGGTCGCCCCCGAACCGCGAGGGGCTGGGCTTCCGTATCGACGTGTAA
- a CDS encoding DUF7467 domain-containing protein, with protein sequence MTPGGDGGRRPSGLSRRRLLAGIGGVGAVGMASGIGTGAYLSDRETFPSNVFGAGEVGLTVDGDPTSGTVTVGPLAVDRTTFDDRPAPERFEVGASANPVRVWLATECPDGDRLGNALEVEIVVDGASVTGGYRPFAAVERDLATGVRIDDGCLDPDGGPIVVEVAPYLPADSPDVGGEATDLTFRLYAEQCRHVSEEQANAPGANPFAGVVCEPTCVPCEDENGVKIGSLTLRYLGDDPATVVVVATGGGRGGVGAGGTTVFDAEVAPNETFVVDGSASPTNGDPNWIGPNIRLDDGSGAGGDNGGGSNGNGNGGNGGGQDRTGVDIHTSCSVPLRVGDVYGGLYEIVAAATTDGEPLCGSEAN encoded by the coding sequence ATGACCCCCGGAGGCGACGGTGGACGGCGCCCGAGCGGGCTGAGCCGCCGCCGGCTGCTCGCCGGGATCGGCGGCGTCGGCGCGGTCGGGATGGCGAGCGGGATCGGCACGGGCGCGTACCTCTCGGACCGCGAGACGTTCCCGAGCAACGTCTTCGGCGCCGGCGAGGTCGGGCTGACGGTCGACGGCGACCCCACGAGCGGGACCGTCACCGTCGGGCCGCTCGCGGTCGACCGGACGACGTTCGACGACCGCCCCGCCCCCGAGCGGTTCGAGGTGGGGGCGTCGGCGAACCCCGTGCGGGTGTGGCTCGCGACGGAGTGTCCGGACGGCGACCGGCTCGGGAACGCCTTGGAGGTCGAGATCGTCGTCGACGGCGCGTCGGTGACGGGGGGCTACCGCCCTTTCGCGGCGGTCGAGCGCGACCTCGCGACCGGGGTGCGGATCGACGACGGCTGCCTCGACCCGGACGGCGGCCCGATCGTCGTCGAGGTCGCCCCGTACCTCCCGGCGGACTCGCCCGACGTGGGCGGGGAGGCGACGGACCTGACCTTCCGGCTCTACGCCGAGCAGTGCCGCCACGTCTCGGAGGAGCAGGCGAACGCGCCGGGGGCGAACCCCTTCGCGGGCGTCGTCTGCGAGCCGACGTGCGTCCCCTGCGAGGACGAGAACGGCGTCAAGATCGGATCGCTCACGCTCCGGTACCTCGGTGACGACCCGGCGACCGTCGTCGTCGTCGCCACGGGCGGCGGCCGCGGCGGCGTGGGCGCGGGCGGGACGACGGTGTTCGACGCCGAGGTGGCGCCGAACGAGACCTTCGTGGTCGACGGGAGCGCCTCCCCGACCAACGGCGACCCGAACTGGATCGGCCCGAACATCCGCCTCGACGACGGCAGCGGAGCCGGCGGCGACAACGGAGGCGGAAGCAACGGGAACGGGAACGGCGGCAACGGTGGCGGTCAGGACCGCACGGGCGTCGACATCCACACGAGCTGTTCGGTTCCGCTCCGGGTCGGCGACGTCTACGGCGGGCTGTACGAGATCGTCGCGGCCGCGACCACGGACGGCGAGCCGCTGTGCGGCTCGGAGGCGAACTGA